Proteins encoded within one genomic window of Streptomyces kaniharaensis:
- a CDS encoding DUF349 domain-containing protein — MSSDPWGRVDEQGTVYVRTADGERVVGSWQAGSPEEALAYFERKYQGIEVEIGLLEKRVRTTDLAAKDAQIALEHLRAQVAEGHAVGDLDALAKRLDTLAGEIETRREERKAARAKAQDETRTAKEALVTEAEQLAESTQWREAGDRLRALVETWKGLPRLDRKSDDELWHRFSHARSVFSKHRKAHFATLDAEREKARQTKEALVAEAEALSSSTEWGETAARYRDLMARWKAAGRAQRDVEDELWARFRGAQDVFFQARSAVFSERDAEQVGNQKLKEALATEAEAILPITDLKAAKAALREISERWEAIGHVPRDARPKLDGRLNAVERVIREAEDAEWKRSNPEAKARAAGMVGLFQTKADKLRADLDKARAAGNTAKAAKLESELAGVQELLEQAHKSQEEFSG, encoded by the coding sequence ATGAGCAGCGACCCGTGGGGCCGTGTCGACGAGCAGGGCACGGTCTACGTCAGGACGGCCGACGGCGAACGCGTCGTGGGTTCCTGGCAGGCCGGCTCGCCCGAGGAGGCCCTCGCCTACTTCGAGCGCAAGTACCAGGGCATCGAGGTGGAGATCGGCCTGCTGGAGAAGCGGGTGCGCACCACCGACCTGGCCGCCAAGGACGCCCAGATCGCGCTGGAGCACCTGCGCGCGCAGGTGGCCGAGGGGCACGCGGTCGGCGACCTGGACGCCCTGGCCAAGCGACTGGACACGCTCGCCGGTGAGATCGAGACCCGGCGCGAGGAGCGCAAGGCCGCCCGGGCCAAGGCCCAGGACGAGACCCGCACCGCCAAGGAGGCGCTGGTCACCGAGGCCGAGCAGCTGGCCGAGTCCACCCAGTGGCGGGAGGCCGGGGACCGGCTGCGCGCCCTGGTGGAGACCTGGAAGGGCCTGCCGCGGCTGGACCGCAAGAGCGACGACGAGCTGTGGCACCGCTTCTCGCACGCCCGTTCGGTCTTCTCCAAGCACCGCAAGGCCCACTTCGCCACCCTGGACGCCGAGCGCGAGAAGGCCCGGCAGACCAAGGAGGCACTGGTCGCCGAGGCCGAGGCGCTGTCCTCGTCCACCGAGTGGGGCGAGACCGCGGCCCGCTACCGCGACCTGATGGCGCGCTGGAAGGCCGCCGGCCGCGCCCAGCGGGACGTCGAGGACGAGCTGTGGGCGCGGTTCCGCGGCGCCCAGGACGTCTTCTTCCAGGCCCGTTCCGCGGTGTTCAGCGAGCGGGACGCCGAGCAGGTGGGCAACCAGAAGCTCAAGGAGGCGCTGGCCACCGAGGCCGAGGCGATCCTGCCGATCACCGACCTGAAGGCCGCGAAGGCCGCGCTGCGCGAGATCAGCGAGCGCTGGGAGGCGATCGGGCACGTGCCGCGCGACGCCCGACCGAAGCTGGACGGCCGGCTGAACGCGGTCGAGCGGGTGATCCGCGAGGCCGAGGACGCCGAGTGGAAGCGCTCCAACCCGGAGGCCAAGGCCCGCGCCGCCGGCATGGTCGGCCTGTTCCAGACGAAGGCCGACAAGCTCCGGGCCGACCTGGACAAGGCCCGCGCGGCCGGCAACACCGCCAAGGCGGCCAAGCTGGAGTCCGAGCTGGCCGGCGTGCAGGAGCTGCTGGAGCAGGCCCACAAGAGCCAGGAGGAGTTCAGCGGCTGA
- the ruvA gene encoding Holliday junction branch migration protein RuvA yields MIAFVQGPVAAISAGIAVVEVGGVGMAVQCTPNTLAGLRLGEPARLATSLVVREDSLTLFGFADDDERAVFEILQAAPGVGPKLAQAILGVHSPDALRLAVANGDEKALVAVPGIGKAKAAKLLLEYKDKLGAPNGSVPAQKPLAAGPAPWGEQLHSALVGLGYAPREADEAVAAVAPEAEAQSTPDVGALLRLALRSLNRSR; encoded by the coding sequence GTGATCGCCTTCGTGCAAGGACCCGTGGCGGCCATCTCCGCCGGGATCGCCGTCGTCGAGGTCGGCGGGGTCGGCATGGCCGTGCAGTGCACGCCGAACACGCTGGCCGGCCTCCGGCTGGGGGAGCCGGCCAGGCTCGCGACCTCGCTCGTGGTCCGGGAGGACTCGCTGACCCTGTTCGGTTTCGCGGACGACGACGAGCGGGCCGTGTTCGAGATCCTGCAGGCGGCGCCGGGTGTCGGCCCGAAGCTCGCGCAGGCGATCCTCGGCGTGCACAGCCCCGACGCGCTGCGGCTGGCGGTGGCGAACGGGGACGAGAAGGCGCTGGTGGCCGTGCCGGGCATCGGGAAGGCCAAGGCGGCCAAGCTGCTGCTGGAGTACAAGGACAAGCTGGGCGCCCCGAACGGCAGCGTCCCGGCGCAGAAGCCGCTCGCCGCCGGGCCCGCGCCGTGGGGCGAGCAGCTGCACTCCGCGCTGGTCGGCCTCGGCTACGCGCCGCGCGAGGCGGACGAGGCGGTGGCCGCCGTCGCCCCGGAGGCCGAGGCGCAGTCGACGCCGGACGTCGGTGCGCTGCTCAGGCTCGCGCTGCGCAGCCTCAACCGTTCCCGCTGA
- a CDS encoding YebC/PmpR family DNA-binding transcriptional regulator → MSGHSKWATTKHKKAVIDAKRGKLFAKMIKNIEVAARTGGPDPAGNPTLYDAIQKAKKSSVPIDNINRAVKRGGGLEAGGADYQTIMYEGYGPNGVAVLIECLTDNRNRAASDVRVAMTRNGGSMADPGSVSYMFSRKGVVIVPKADGVDEDKLFEVVLDQDPEEINDLGEAFEIISEASNMVAVRTALVDAGIDYDSAEANFVPSMQVQLDADGARKIFKLIDALEDSDDVQNVFANFDVSDEIMAEIDA, encoded by the coding sequence ATGTCCGGCCACTCTAAGTGGGCTACCACCAAGCACAAGAAGGCCGTGATCGACGCCAAGCGCGGCAAGCTCTTCGCCAAGATGATCAAGAACATCGAGGTGGCGGCTCGCACCGGCGGGCCCGACCCGGCCGGCAACCCGACCCTCTACGACGCCATCCAGAAGGCGAAGAAGAGCTCGGTCCCGATCGACAACATCAACCGCGCCGTCAAGCGCGGTGGCGGTCTGGAGGCCGGCGGCGCCGACTACCAGACCATCATGTACGAGGGCTACGGCCCGAACGGCGTCGCCGTCCTCATCGAGTGCCTCACCGACAACCGCAACCGCGCCGCCTCCGACGTGCGCGTCGCGATGACCCGCAACGGCGGCTCGATGGCCGACCCGGGCTCGGTGTCGTACATGTTCTCCCGCAAGGGCGTCGTCATCGTCCCCAAGGCCGACGGCGTGGACGAGGACAAGCTCTTCGAGGTCGTCCTGGACCAGGACCCGGAGGAGATCAACGATCTCGGCGAGGCCTTCGAGATCATCTCCGAGGCGTCCAACATGGTCGCGGTCCGCACCGCGCTGGTCGACGCCGGCATCGACTACGACTCCGCCGAGGCCAACTTCGTGCCGAGCATGCAGGTCCAGCTGGACGCCGACGGCGCCCGCAAGATCTTCAAGCTGATCGACGCGCTGGAGGACAGCGACGACGTGCAGAACGTCTTCGCCAACTTCGACGTCAGCGACGAGATCATGGCCGAGATCGACGCCTGA
- the secD gene encoding protein translocase subunit SecD — MATPKSRPRDGYPGRALALILVVTVGLVALMFGTGNTKPRLGIDLAGGTSITLTAKSTDPKAINKSNMDIATGIIERRVNGMGVSEAEVQTQGSDTIIVNIPKGGDRQNTAEQVGTTAKLFFRPVLAVAPSGLQVPAPTSSPSAGATGTPAAAPTATGSAAPSAAATGTPGASASATKQGRAVGEALADASPSTAPSGASAAPSAPAATGTPAAAASSTPSAPATAPNPADLAAAMTQGTVPPELSAAFATLDCTKPEARQQLGQQAEDKPVVACSQKPERGGAYSKLVLGPVAVKGSDVSKAQASIDTQQGAGWQVQLQFNDKGTSDFAAVTGKLAAMPDPTNQFAIVLDNEVVSHPYVRSAIPGGTAVISGSFTQPEARDLANVLSYGALPLEFSKSDITTVSPQLGGDQLKAGLAAGAIGMLLVVAYSVIYYRGLGLVSIAGLVVSGILTYSIMSLLGGGIGFALNLPAVCGAIVAIGITADSFIVYFERIRDEVREGAPLRPAVQRAWPRARRTILVSDFVSFLCAAVLYIVSVGKVQGFAFTLGLTTALDVVVIFLFTKPVITLLARRRFFSDGHPWSGLDPKRLGARPPLRSSRRRSPSSAAVKEA, encoded by the coding sequence GTGGCAACACCCAAGTCGCGCCCGCGCGACGGCTACCCAGGGCGGGCGCTGGCCCTCATCCTGGTCGTCACCGTCGGACTGGTCGCCCTCATGTTCGGGACGGGCAACACCAAGCCCCGGCTCGGGATCGACCTCGCCGGTGGCACCAGCATCACGCTGACCGCGAAGTCGACCGACCCCAAGGCGATCAACAAGTCCAACATGGACATCGCCACCGGGATCATCGAGCGCCGGGTCAACGGGATGGGTGTCTCCGAGGCGGAGGTCCAGACCCAGGGCTCGGACACGATCATCGTGAACATCCCCAAGGGCGGAGACCGGCAGAACACCGCGGAGCAGGTCGGCACCACCGCGAAGCTGTTCTTCCGCCCGGTCCTGGCCGTGGCGCCCAGCGGCCTCCAGGTCCCCGCGCCCACCTCCTCGCCCTCCGCCGGCGCCACCGGAACCCCGGCCGCGGCCCCGACGGCCACCGGCTCGGCCGCCCCGAGCGCCGCCGCCACCGGCACCCCCGGCGCGAGCGCCAGCGCCACCAAGCAGGGCCGTGCGGTCGGTGAGGCCCTCGCCGACGCCAGCCCCTCGACGGCCCCCTCCGGCGCGAGCGCCGCCCCGAGCGCCCCCGCCGCCACCGGCACCCCGGCCGCGGCCGCCTCGAGCACCCCGAGCGCGCCCGCCACCGCCCCGAACCCGGCCGACCTCGCCGCCGCGATGACCCAGGGCACCGTGCCGCCGGAGCTGTCCGCCGCGTTCGCCACCCTCGACTGCACCAAGCCCGAGGCGCGGCAGCAGCTGGGCCAGCAGGCCGAGGACAAGCCGGTCGTCGCGTGCTCCCAGAAGCCCGAGCGTGGCGGCGCCTACTCCAAGCTCGTCCTCGGCCCGGTGGCCGTGAAGGGCTCGGACGTCTCCAAGGCCCAGGCCTCGATCGACACCCAGCAGGGCGCCGGCTGGCAGGTCCAGCTCCAGTTCAACGACAAGGGCACCAGCGACTTCGCCGCCGTCACCGGCAAGCTGGCCGCCATGCCCGACCCGACCAACCAGTTCGCCATCGTGCTGGACAACGAGGTCGTGTCGCACCCGTACGTGCGCAGCGCCATCCCCGGCGGCACCGCCGTCATCTCCGGCAGCTTCACCCAGCCCGAGGCGCGGGACCTGGCCAACGTGCTGAGCTACGGCGCCCTGCCGCTGGAGTTCTCCAAGAGCGACATCACCACCGTCTCCCCGCAGCTCGGTGGTGACCAGCTCAAGGCCGGTCTGGCCGCCGGCGCCATCGGCATGCTGCTGGTGGTCGCCTACTCGGTGATCTACTACCGGGGCCTCGGCCTGGTCTCGATCGCCGGTCTGGTCGTCTCGGGGATCCTGACCTACTCGATCATGAGCCTGCTCGGCGGCGGGATCGGCTTCGCGCTGAACCTGCCGGCGGTCTGCGGTGCGATCGTCGCGATCGGTATCACCGCCGACTCCTTCATCGTGTACTTCGAGCGCATCCGCGACGAGGTCCGCGAGGGCGCCCCGCTGCGCCCGGCCGTCCAGCGGGCCTGGCCGCGGGCCCGGCGCACCATCCTGGTGTCGGACTTCGTGTCCTTCCTCTGTGCCGCGGTGCTCTACATCGTCTCGGTCGGCAAGGTCCAGGGCTTCGCGTTCACCCTGGGTCTGACCACCGCGCTCGACGTCGTGGTGATCTTCCTCTTCACCAAGCCGGTGATCACGCTGCTGGCCCGGCGCAGGTTCTTCTCCGACGGTCACCCGTGGTCCGGCCTGGACCCGAAGCGACTGGGCGCCCGCCCGCCGCTGCGCAGCAGCCGTCGCCGTAGCCCCTCCTCTGCCGCCGTGAAGGAGGCCTGA
- the ruvC gene encoding crossover junction endodeoxyribonuclease RuvC produces the protein MRVLGVDPGLTRCGVGVVEGAPGRPLRMVGVGVVRTPADAETGQRLLLVEQGMERWLDEHRPDLVAVERVFAQHNVRTVMGTAQASAVAMLCATRRGIPVTLHTPSEVKAAVTGSGRADKAQVTAMVQRLLRLDAPPKPADAADALALAICHIWRGGATNRIEAAVRAARSTPSNGTLKGTSR, from the coding sequence GTGCGGGTACTGGGCGTGGACCCGGGGCTGACCAGGTGCGGTGTCGGCGTGGTCGAGGGCGCGCCGGGCCGGCCGCTGCGGATGGTCGGGGTCGGTGTGGTGCGCACTCCCGCCGACGCCGAGACAGGGCAGCGGCTGCTGCTGGTCGAGCAGGGCATGGAGCGCTGGCTCGACGAGCACCGGCCGGACCTGGTGGCCGTCGAGCGGGTCTTCGCCCAGCACAACGTGCGGACGGTGATGGGCACCGCCCAGGCCAGCGCCGTCGCGATGCTGTGCGCCACCCGGCGCGGCATCCCGGTCACCCTGCACACCCCGAGCGAGGTCAAGGCCGCCGTCACCGGCTCCGGTCGGGCCGACAAGGCGCAGGTCACCGCCATGGTGCAGCGCCTGCTGCGGCTGGACGCCCCGCCCAAGCCCGCCGACGCCGCCGACGCGCTGGCGCTGGCCATCTGCCACATCTGGCGCGGCGGTGCGACCAACCGCATCGAGGCGGCGGTCCGGGCCGCCCGCTCCACCCCGTCGAACGGCACCCTGAAAGGAACCAGCCGGTGA
- the secF gene encoding protein translocase subunit SecF, whose product MSRFSNLGHRLYQGEVSFDFVGRRKIWYSISGVIVLLAAVGLAMGLHLGIEFKGGSVYTVSKPGLTVSQAQDTADQVVSSHPLVQSTDNGKIRIQVSTDESKSSDEIRSQLSQKIGVPLDTVEAQVIGPSWGKQISDKALTGLIVFMILVTAYLAIAFEWRMAVAALVALIHDLLITIGVYALVGFEVTPGTVIGFLTILGYSLYDTVVVFDTVKENTKGLTKQNKRTYSEAANAGLNQTLVRSLNTTVVALLPVAALLFIGGGLLGAGTLNDISLALFIGLAAGAYSSICVATPLLAQLKEEQSDMKALRKRVLQHRAAADAKGDAVPAGEESADEDLQAGMVGQRGRSAGTTRAKGRPSSKR is encoded by the coding sequence GTGTCACGCTTCTCCAATCTGGGCCACCGGCTCTACCAGGGCGAGGTCAGCTTCGACTTCGTCGGGCGCCGTAAGATCTGGTACTCGATCTCGGGTGTCATCGTCCTGCTCGCCGCCGTCGGACTGGCCATGGGCCTGCACCTGGGCATCGAGTTCAAGGGCGGTTCGGTCTACACCGTCAGCAAGCCGGGCCTCACCGTCTCGCAGGCGCAGGACACGGCCGACCAGGTCGTCTCCTCGCACCCGCTGGTGCAGTCGACGGACAACGGCAAGATCCGCATCCAGGTCAGCACCGACGAGTCGAAGAGCTCGGACGAGATCCGCTCGCAGCTCTCGCAGAAGATCGGCGTGCCGCTGGACACCGTCGAGGCTCAGGTGATCGGCCCCAGCTGGGGCAAGCAGATCTCCGACAAGGCGCTCACCGGTCTGATCGTCTTCATGATCCTGGTGACGGCCTACCTGGCGATCGCCTTCGAGTGGCGGATGGCGGTGGCCGCGCTGGTCGCCCTCATCCACGACCTCCTGATCACCATCGGCGTCTACGCCCTGGTGGGCTTCGAGGTCACCCCCGGTACGGTGATCGGCTTCCTGACGATCCTCGGGTACTCGCTCTACGACACGGTCGTCGTCTTCGACACCGTGAAGGAGAACACCAAGGGGCTCACCAAGCAGAACAAGCGCACCTACAGCGAGGCGGCCAACGCGGGCCTCAACCAGACGCTGGTGCGTTCGCTCAACACCACCGTGGTCGCCCTGCTCCCGGTCGCCGCGCTGCTGTTCATCGGTGGCGGCCTCCTGGGCGCCGGCACGCTGAACGACATCTCGCTCGCGCTGTTCATCGGCCTCGCGGCCGGTGCCTACTCCTCGATCTGCGTCGCCACCCCGCTGCTGGCGCAGCTCAAGGAGGAGCAGTCGGACATGAAGGCGCTGCGCAAGCGGGTCCTCCAGCACCGGGCCGCGGCGGACGCCAAGGGCGATGCGGTGCCGGCGGGCGAGGAGTCCGCGGACGAGGACCTGCAGGCGGGTATGGTCGGTCAGCGCGGCCGGTCGGCCGGCACCACGCGTGCCAAGGGCCGTCCGTCCTCCAAGCGCTGA
- the yajC gene encoding preprotein translocase subunit YajC, which translates to MNFIILLLPVLAIVLMFRSQKKRQQQQQQMQTSLEAGAGVRTIGGLYAQVKAVNEETVELEIAPGVVTHFTKSAIAAVLDPQEYDAIINGRPADDELPEPEAEDADEAPVEDKPLTLTKDSAEKGDAEGGAPASK; encoded by the coding sequence GTGAACTTCATCATCCTTCTCCTCCCCGTCCTCGCGATCGTGCTCATGTTCCGGTCGCAGAAGAAGCGCCAGCAGCAGCAGCAGCAGATGCAGACCTCGCTGGAGGCCGGGGCGGGAGTGCGCACCATCGGCGGTCTGTACGCCCAGGTGAAGGCGGTCAACGAGGAGACCGTCGAGCTGGAGATCGCGCCCGGTGTGGTCACCCACTTCACCAAGAGCGCGATCGCGGCCGTCCTGGACCCGCAGGAGTACGACGCGATCATCAACGGCCGCCCCGCCGATGACGAGCTGCCCGAGCCGGAGGCCGAGGACGCCGACGAGGCGCCGGTCGAGGACAAGCCGCTGACGCTGACCAAGGACAGCGCCGAGAAGGGCGATGCCGAGGGCGGGGCTCCCGCGAGCAAGTAG
- a CDS encoding RelA/SpoT family protein has translation MPRGVSLPDEVVPTAASAAPEDRPTPSGATPARPAPTSSRPLAPAGRSASAGGMRARLARLGGQRSSVLNPVLEPLFRSIRANDPKADPALLRDIERAYAVAEKWHRGQKRKSGDPYITHPLAVATILAELGMDAPTLMAGLLHDTVEDTDYGLETLRKDFGDSVALLVDGVTKLDRVKFGEAAQAETVRKMVVAMAKDPRVLVIKLADRLHNMRTMRYLKREKQEKKARETLEIYAPLAHRLGMNTIKWELEDLAFAILYPKMYDEIVRLVAERAPKRDEYLATVIDQVQGDLRGARITASVTGRPKHYYSVYQKMIVRGRDFAEIYDLVGIRVLVDTVRDCYAALGTIHARWNPVPGRFKDYIAMPKFNMYQSLHTTVIGPGGKPVELQIRTFDMHRRAEYGIAAHWKYKQRAVAGASKVRTDTPTQVRKDDKAGAVNEMAWLRQLLDWQKETADPGEFLESLRFDLASNEVFVFTPKGDVIALPAGATPVDFAFAVHTEVGYRTIGARVNGRLVPLESTLENGDTVEVFTSKAENAGPSRDWLGFVKSPRARNKIRAWFSKERREEAIEHGKEAIVRAMRKQGLPIQRILTGDSLVTLAHEMRYPDISSLYAAIGEGHVAAQNIVQKLVQALGGEEGATEDLAETATPTHDNRRAVRRRAKGDPGVIVKGVEDVWVKLSRCCTPVPGDPIVGFVTRGNGVSVHRADCVNVEALSQQPERMIDVEWAATQSSVFLVAIQVEALDRSRLLSDVTRVLSDQHVNILSAAVQTSRDRVAMSRFTFEMGDPKHLGHVLKAVRGVEGVYDVYRVTSARK, from the coding sequence GTGCCCCGAGGAGTGTCCTTGCCCGACGAGGTTGTGCCCACGGCCGCATCGGCCGCCCCCGAAGACCGTCCCACGCCCTCGGGGGCCACCCCGGCACGCCCGGCGCCGACATCCTCGCGTCCGCTCGCCCCCGCCGGCCGAAGTGCCTCCGCCGGCGGCATGCGCGCGCGCCTCGCCCGTCTCGGCGGCCAGCGCTCCAGTGTGCTCAACCCCGTCCTGGAGCCGCTGTTCCGCTCGATCCGGGCGAACGACCCGAAGGCCGACCCGGCCCTGCTGCGCGACATCGAGCGCGCCTACGCCGTCGCCGAGAAGTGGCACCGCGGGCAGAAGCGCAAGAGCGGCGACCCGTACATCACCCACCCGCTGGCCGTCGCGACGATCCTGGCCGAGCTGGGCATGGACGCCCCGACCCTGATGGCCGGGCTGCTGCACGACACCGTCGAGGACACCGACTACGGCCTGGAGACCCTGCGCAAGGACTTCGGCGACTCGGTGGCCCTGCTGGTCGACGGCGTCACCAAGCTGGACCGGGTCAAGTTCGGCGAGGCCGCGCAGGCCGAGACCGTCCGCAAGATGGTCGTCGCGATGGCCAAGGACCCGCGGGTCCTGGTGATCAAGCTCGCCGACCGCCTGCACAACATGCGCACGATGCGCTACCTCAAGCGGGAGAAGCAGGAGAAGAAGGCCCGCGAGACGCTGGAGATCTACGCCCCGCTGGCGCACCGGCTGGGCATGAACACCATCAAGTGGGAGCTGGAGGACCTCGCCTTCGCGATCCTCTACCCCAAGATGTACGACGAGATCGTCCGGCTGGTCGCCGAGCGCGCCCCCAAGCGGGACGAGTACCTGGCGACCGTGATCGACCAGGTCCAGGGCGACCTGCGCGGCGCCCGGATCACCGCCTCCGTCACCGGCCGGCCGAAGCACTACTACTCGGTCTACCAGAAGATGATCGTGCGGGGCCGGGACTTCGCCGAGATCTACGACCTGGTGGGCATCCGGGTCCTGGTCGACACCGTCCGCGACTGCTACGCGGCGCTGGGCACCATCCATGCGCGGTGGAACCCGGTGCCGGGGCGGTTCAAGGACTACATCGCGATGCCCAAGTTCAACATGTACCAGTCGCTGCACACGACGGTGATCGGCCCCGGCGGCAAGCCCGTCGAGCTGCAGATCCGCACCTTCGACATGCACCGGCGGGCCGAGTACGGCATCGCCGCGCACTGGAAGTACAAGCAGCGCGCGGTGGCCGGTGCGTCCAAGGTCCGCACCGACACCCCGACCCAGGTGCGCAAGGACGACAAGGCCGGCGCCGTCAACGAGATGGCCTGGCTGCGGCAGCTGCTCGACTGGCAGAAGGAGACCGCCGACCCGGGCGAGTTCCTGGAGTCGCTCCGCTTCGACCTGGCCAGCAACGAGGTCTTCGTCTTCACGCCCAAGGGCGACGTGATAGCCCTGCCGGCCGGCGCGACCCCGGTCGACTTCGCCTTCGCGGTGCACACCGAGGTCGGCTACCGGACCATAGGCGCCCGGGTGAACGGGCGGCTGGTGCCGCTGGAGTCGACGCTGGAGAACGGCGACACCGTCGAGGTGTTCACCTCCAAGGCGGAGAACGCCGGCCCCTCCCGGGACTGGCTGGGCTTCGTCAAGTCGCCGCGCGCCCGCAACAAGATCCGCGCCTGGTTCTCCAAGGAACGCCGCGAGGAGGCGATCGAGCACGGCAAGGAGGCGATCGTCCGGGCGATGCGCAAGCAGGGCCTGCCGATCCAGCGGATCCTCACCGGCGACTCGCTGGTCACCCTGGCCCACGAGATGCGCTACCCCGACATCTCCTCGCTCTACGCCGCGATCGGCGAGGGGCACGTCGCCGCGCAGAACATCGTCCAGAAGCTGGTCCAGGCGCTCGGCGGCGAGGAGGGCGCCACCGAGGACCTCGCCGAGACCGCGACCCCGACGCACGACAACCGCCGGGCGGTGCGCCGCCGGGCGAAGGGCGACCCGGGCGTGATCGTCAAGGGCGTCGAGGACGTCTGGGTCAAGCTGTCCCGCTGCTGCACCCCGGTGCCGGGCGACCCGATCGTCGGCTTCGTGACCCGCGGCAACGGCGTCTCGGTGCACCGCGCCGACTGCGTCAACGTCGAGGCGCTGAGCCAGCAGCCGGAGCGGATGATCGACGTCGAGTGGGCCGCCACCCAGTCCTCGGTCTTCCTGGTGGCGATCCAGGTCGAGGCGCTGGACCGCTCGCGCCTGCTCTCGGACGTCACCCGGGTGCTCTCCGACCAGCACGTCAACATCCTGTCGGCGGCGGTGCAGACCTCGCGCGACCGGGTCGCGATGAGCCGCTTCACCTTCGAGATGGGCGATCCGAAGCACCTCGGCCACGTGCTCAAGGCCGTCCGCGGCGTGGAGGGCGTGTACGACGTCTACCGCGTCACCTCGGCGCGCAAGTAG
- a CDS encoding adenine phosphoribosyltransferase, which translates to MTTADIALADLLNSRIRDVPDYPKPGVLFKDIAPLLADAEAFGALTRALADRAKALGATKVVGLEARGFVLAAPAAFAAGLGFVPIRKQGKLPGEVFRRSYELEYGSATLEVQCDAFTPGERVLVVDDVLATGGTIGASLDLVKEAGAELAGVVVLMELGFLEGRARLAGHLDGAPLETLVMV; encoded by the coding sequence GTGACCACCGCCGACATCGCACTGGCCGACCTGCTGAACAGCCGGATCCGGGACGTCCCGGACTACCCGAAGCCGGGTGTGCTGTTCAAGGACATCGCGCCGCTGCTCGCCGACGCCGAGGCCTTCGGCGCCCTCACCCGGGCGCTGGCGGACCGGGCGAAGGCGCTCGGGGCGACGAAGGTGGTCGGCCTGGAGGCGCGCGGCTTCGTGCTGGCGGCCCCGGCGGCCTTCGCGGCCGGGCTCGGCTTCGTGCCGATCCGCAAGCAGGGCAAGCTGCCTGGCGAGGTGTTCCGGCGCTCGTACGAGCTGGAGTACGGCTCGGCGACGCTGGAGGTCCAGTGCGACGCCTTCACGCCCGGTGAGCGGGTGCTGGTGGTGGACGACGTGCTGGCCACCGGCGGGACCATCGGCGCCTCGCTGGACCTGGTCAAGGAGGCCGGCGCCGAGCTGGCGGGCGTCGTGGTGCTGATGGAGCTGGGCTTCCTGGAGGGCCGCGCGCGGCTGGCCGGGCACCTGGACGGCGCTCCGCTGGAGACGCTGGTCATGGTCTGA
- the ruvB gene encoding Holliday junction branch migration DNA helicase RuvB has product MTSYDDQAADRLVTAAADGEDQAVEAALRPKLLGEFIGQERVREQLSLVLQAARKRGAAPDHVLLSGPPGLGKTTLSMIIAAELGAPIRITSGPAIQHAGDLAAILSSLTEGEVLFLDEIHRMSRPAEEMLYMAMEDFRVDVIVGKGPGATAIPLELPPFTLVGATTRAGLLPPPLRDRFGFTGHMEFYAPAELQRVVHRSASLLDVEIDPAGAAEIAGRSRGTPRIANRLLRRVRDYAQVRHDGVVTAEIAGQALDVYEVDARGLDRLDRAVLDALLRLFGGGPVGLSTLAVAVGEEAETVEEVAEPFLVREGLLARTPRGRIATAAAWQHLGLTPPVQTARGAVPAQSELFPADEG; this is encoded by the coding sequence ATGACCTCGTACGACGACCAGGCCGCCGACCGGCTGGTCACGGCCGCCGCCGACGGCGAGGACCAGGCGGTCGAGGCGGCGCTGCGGCCCAAGCTGCTGGGCGAGTTCATCGGCCAGGAGCGGGTGCGCGAGCAGCTGTCCCTGGTGCTCCAGGCGGCCCGCAAGCGCGGCGCCGCACCGGACCACGTGCTGCTCAGCGGCCCGCCGGGGCTCGGCAAGACCACCCTGTCGATGATCATCGCGGCCGAGCTGGGCGCCCCGATCCGGATCACCTCCGGCCCGGCCATCCAGCACGCAGGCGACCTCGCGGCCATCCTCTCCTCGCTCACCGAGGGCGAGGTGCTCTTCCTCGACGAGATCCACCGGATGTCCCGGCCGGCCGAGGAGATGCTGTACATGGCGATGGAGGACTTCCGGGTCGACGTGATCGTCGGCAAGGGCCCGGGCGCCACCGCCATCCCGCTGGAGCTGCCGCCCTTCACCCTGGTCGGCGCCACCACGCGGGCCGGTCTGCTGCCGCCGCCGCTGCGGGACCGTTTCGGCTTCACCGGGCACATGGAGTTCTACGCCCCGGCCGAGCTCCAGCGGGTGGTGCACCGCTCGGCCTCGCTGCTGGACGTCGAGATCGACCCGGCCGGTGCCGCCGAGATCGCCGGGCGCTCCCGCGGCACCCCGCGCATCGCCAACCGGCTGCTGCGCCGGGTCCGCGACTACGCCCAGGTGCGGCACGACGGCGTGGTCACCGCCGAGATCGCCGGCCAGGCGCTGGACGTCTACGAGGTGGACGCCCGCGGTCTGGACCGGCTGGACCGCGCGGTGCTGGACGCGCTGCTGCGACTGTTCGGAGGCGGACCGGTCGGTTTGTCGACACTGGCGGTCGCGGTGGGTGAGGAGGCGGAGACGGTCGAGGAGGTCGCCGAGCCGTTCCTGGTGCGCGAGGGCCTGCTCGCCCGGACCCCGCGCGGCCGGATCGCCACCGCCGCCGCCTGGCAGCACCTCGGGCTGACCCCGCCGGTCCAGACCGCCCGCGGCGCCGTCCCGGCACAGTCCGAGCTCTTCCCGGCCGACGAGGGCTGA